The following proteins are encoded in a genomic region of Leifsonia psychrotolerans:
- a CDS encoding InlB B-repeat-containing protein — protein sequence MQRAVKKTTTLVATAAVIGFSSLFTLGSPANAAPVGCDVGGTLLAGDICELRVTAGTISINPSAQMSQLEVLLVAGGGTGVDSSQNYGVGGGGGQVKVIGFGSDAPLTFVVGGSGQASTAAQGATLAQAAPGIGSMSGTGNAGYSPIGSIGGGGGGAGAASTTINGGAGTVVADIAPIGSLFSTDTNCYGGGGGGGSFNAVGAATCGAGVLVDGATTAIPVAPTPNSGGGGAGGGAVSDPALRLGASGLIVLRWVPLEDVTVSFVGNGHGAAVDPLTIVAGGTVTKPADPTAAGFVFNGWFSDAELTIPADFFAPVTASTTFYASWSAVTTPDVTPGTPDVTPGTPAVTPGAASGAGTLASTGVEVDPVTIPLGLAALGMGISLLAFRARRARKAN from the coding sequence ATGCAACGTGCAGTAAAAAAGACCACAACGCTGGTAGCGACCGCGGCGGTGATTGGTTTCTCATCACTGTTCACGCTCGGATCGCCCGCGAACGCGGCGCCCGTCGGATGCGATGTGGGCGGGACGCTCCTCGCCGGTGATATCTGCGAGTTGAGGGTCACGGCCGGAACGATCTCTATCAATCCCAGCGCACAGATGAGCCAGCTGGAAGTGTTGCTTGTCGCCGGTGGCGGAACGGGCGTGGACTCCTCGCAGAACTACGGTGTGGGTGGTGGCGGTGGGCAGGTGAAGGTGATTGGCTTCGGCAGCGACGCCCCACTCACTTTCGTCGTTGGAGGCTCTGGCCAAGCGAGTACTGCAGCCCAAGGCGCGACGTTGGCGCAGGCCGCCCCCGGCATAGGCTCCATGAGCGGAACAGGAAATGCTGGATACTCACCCATCGGCTCAATCGGTGGTGGTGGTGGTGGTGCGGGTGCTGCTAGCACCACAATCAACGGTGGCGCCGGGACGGTTGTGGCCGACATCGCTCCGATCGGATCGCTGTTCAGCACCGACACGAACTGCTACGGCGGTGGTGGAGGAGGCGGTTCCTTCAACGCGGTCGGCGCGGCGACATGCGGTGCCGGTGTTCTCGTGGACGGCGCAACAACGGCTATTCCGGTCGCACCGACGCCCAACAGCGGCGGCGGTGGTGCCGGTGGCGGAGCAGTGTCCGATCCGGCGCTCCGTCTGGGGGCGAGCGGACTTATCGTGCTCCGCTGGGTTCCCCTTGAAGACGTGACAGTGTCGTTCGTGGGCAACGGGCACGGCGCGGCTGTCGATCCCCTGACGATTGTCGCGGGTGGCACAGTGACAAAGCCGGCTGATCCGACTGCTGCGGGGTTTGTTTTCAACGGCTGGTTCTCGGATGCCGAGTTGACGATTCCGGCGGACTTCTTTGCTCCGGTCACGGCGTCGACGACGTTCTACGCCTCATGGAGCGCGGTCACAACGCCGGACGTCACCCCGGGAACGCCGGACGTCACCCCGGGTACGCCAGCTGTTACCCCCGGAGCGGCGAGCGGGGCTGGAACATTGGCCAGCACCGGAGTCGAAGTTGACCCGGTCACCATCCCCCTCGGCCTTGCCGCGCTGGGAATGGGAATCAGTCTGCTCGCCTTTCGCGCACGACGTGCGCGTAAAGCAAACTAG
- a CDS encoding AMP-binding protein: MNLAPVVNPFSYLQRNAETNPSGVFFETVDQKVLNSAACVSAQKIAYEFRQLGMKPGDLVALDLPETLSLIFTEAVFHEAAVSTVLPRGYESDGSFPIEWIFSSATVAPASQGGARVVSVDNQFLQRVEQNPLGIHPRDFESDQCAARLVFSSGTTGQPHAIPFSLAVLEHFSVYGLDTWLAGDPFLALLPSGTALGIVAFFVSTKDGRPFWSVEAGDPDNIIQIAVRSSATSIKASPAQIAGLVNALEARNQTLPHVKTIQIVGTVMPPELSARMRAAAEGCEIHNLYGSTEATIAFLRSYDSDDPFDTGQPFPHSRVQIVDDDDNELPSGQIGRIRHHNPYMIHEYLGAPEATRAVFKDEWFYPGDLGLIRPDGGLTLAGRVSEVLNAGGVKIDPTQLDLFAVTHPQVIDAASFSYATTSGVSQIGIALVTEDGLDVQALIRAFETKFGSAAPKLLARIEQIPRNAMGKPMRRALAEQHTES; the protein is encoded by the coding sequence GTGAACCTTGCACCCGTAGTCAATCCTTTTTCGTATCTTCAGCGAAACGCCGAGACCAATCCGTCGGGCGTCTTCTTCGAAACCGTCGATCAGAAGGTCCTCAACTCCGCCGCCTGCGTCTCGGCCCAGAAGATCGCGTACGAGTTTCGCCAGCTGGGAATGAAGCCGGGTGATCTGGTTGCGCTCGATCTGCCCGAGACCCTGAGCCTCATCTTCACCGAAGCCGTCTTTCACGAGGCCGCGGTGAGCACCGTGCTGCCTCGCGGGTACGAGTCCGACGGCTCTTTCCCCATCGAGTGGATCTTCAGCAGTGCGACTGTGGCGCCGGCCTCCCAGGGTGGTGCCCGCGTGGTCAGTGTCGATAACCAGTTCCTCCAGCGGGTGGAGCAGAACCCGCTCGGCATCCATCCTCGCGACTTCGAATCAGACCAGTGCGCGGCGAGGCTCGTCTTTTCGAGCGGAACGACCGGGCAGCCGCACGCGATCCCATTCTCTCTCGCGGTTCTGGAACATTTTTCGGTCTACGGCCTGGACACGTGGCTGGCGGGCGATCCGTTCCTGGCTCTGCTCCCGTCCGGCACTGCGCTGGGAATTGTCGCATTCTTTGTCAGCACCAAAGACGGCCGACCCTTCTGGTCTGTCGAGGCGGGCGATCCAGACAACATTATCCAGATCGCCGTGCGCAGCTCGGCCACCTCGATCAAAGCGTCGCCCGCTCAGATTGCAGGCCTCGTCAATGCACTCGAAGCGCGAAACCAGACCCTCCCCCATGTGAAAACGATCCAGATCGTCGGCACGGTCATGCCCCCGGAGCTGTCGGCTCGGATGCGTGCGGCGGCCGAAGGGTGCGAGATCCATAACCTCTACGGCTCGACAGAAGCGACCATCGCATTCCTGCGATCGTATGATTCGGATGACCCGTTCGATACCGGCCAGCCGTTCCCGCACTCTCGGGTGCAGATCGTCGACGACGACGACAATGAACTGCCGAGTGGGCAGATCGGGCGAATTCGCCATCACAACCCCTACATGATCCACGAATACCTGGGTGCCCCCGAGGCGACGCGCGCGGTGTTCAAGGACGAGTGGTTCTACCCCGGCGACCTCGGGCTGATCCGTCCTGACGGCGGTCTCACGCTCGCCGGGCGGGTATCCGAAGTGCTGAACGCGGGGGGCGTGAAGATCGACCCCACACAGTTGGACCTGTTCGCCGTTACACATCCCCAGGTCATCGACGCTGCAAGTTTTTCGTACGCCACCACGTCCGGAGTCTCGCAGATCGGAATAGCTCTGGTCACGGAAGACGGCCTCGATGTGCAGGCGCTGATTCGCGCTTTCGAGACCAAGTTCGGAAGCGCAGCACCCAAGCTCCTGGCGCGAATCGAGCAGATCCCCCGTAACGCCATGGGCAAACCGATGCGTCGCGCCCTCGCGGAGCAGCACACGGAGAGCTGA
- a CDS encoding SDR family NAD(P)-dependent oxidoreductase has translation MGNFEGKTALVTGGGSGLGEAISKDLAENGVKVVVVDLNLDGAKRVVDEITAAGGTAVPFQADTAIADECKKAVDFAVETYGALNYAVNNAGIGGASAPVGDLDVTDWDRVIAINLSGVLYGMRYQIPAILAAGASEGAIVNMASIHGTVAAPGNAAYTAAKHGVVGLTKNAAAEYGAQGLRVNAVGPGYIDTPLLAAAPAALLDGLKAKHPLGRLGQSSEVANLTTFLLSDKASFMTGSYVLIDGGYTAV, from the coding sequence ATGGGTAACTTCGAAGGCAAGACCGCACTCGTCACCGGCGGTGGCTCCGGGCTCGGCGAAGCGATCAGCAAGGACCTCGCCGAGAACGGCGTCAAGGTCGTCGTCGTCGATCTGAACCTCGACGGAGCGAAGCGGGTCGTCGACGAAATCACCGCGGCGGGCGGCACGGCTGTTCCGTTCCAGGCCGACACCGCCATCGCCGACGAGTGCAAGAAGGCAGTCGACTTCGCCGTCGAGACCTACGGCGCCCTGAATTATGCCGTCAACAATGCCGGAATCGGCGGGGCGAGCGCGCCCGTCGGCGACCTTGACGTGACGGATTGGGACCGGGTCATTGCCATCAATCTGAGCGGCGTGCTCTACGGGATGCGCTATCAGATTCCGGCCATCCTCGCCGCGGGTGCCTCTGAAGGAGCGATCGTGAACATGGCCTCGATCCACGGAACCGTCGCTGCGCCCGGCAACGCCGCCTATACCGCGGCCAAGCATGGCGTCGTCGGCCTGACCAAAAATGCGGCGGCCGAATACGGCGCACAGGGCCTGCGCGTCAACGCGGTCGGACCCGGCTACATCGACACGCCCCTGCTCGCGGCCGCCCCCGCGGCTCTCCTCGACGGGCTCAAGGCCAAGCACCCGCTGGGACGCCTCGGACAGTCGAGCGAGGTTGCAAACCTCACGACCTTCTTGCTCTCCGACAAGGCCAGTTTTATGACCGGCTCGTACGTGCTCATTGACGGCGGCTACACGGCCGTCTAA
- a CDS encoding Lrp/AsnC family transcriptional regulator: protein MPTLDELDRRLLAALREDGRASVASLARTLNVARATVNSRLDRLMSSGTVVGFSVRVRDELDPLTIRAIALIEVEGRTTDHVIRQLRGFPEIHSLHTTNGGWDLVAELATETLGEFDAVLGRIRMIDGVVNSETSLLLSSVLR from the coding sequence ATGCCGACCCTGGATGAACTCGACCGTCGCCTTCTCGCCGCCCTCCGCGAGGACGGCCGAGCATCCGTCGCGAGCCTCGCGCGGACCCTCAACGTCGCACGCGCCACGGTGAACAGTCGACTCGACCGCCTGATGAGCTCGGGCACGGTCGTGGGATTCAGTGTGCGGGTGCGCGACGAACTCGATCCGCTCACGATCCGCGCGATCGCCCTGATCGAGGTCGAAGGCCGCACGACCGATCATGTGATTCGACAGCTCCGCGGATTCCCCGAGATCCACTCGCTGCACACCACGAATGGCGGCTGGGATCTGGTGGCCGAGCTCGCCACCGAGACGCTCGGTGAATTCGACGCCGTGCTGGGGCGCATCCGCATGATCGACGGCGTCGTGAATAGCGAGACGAGCCTGTTGCTGAGTTCGGTGCTGCGCTAG
- a CDS encoding ornithine cyclodeaminase: MTRFVDVHNMVRWVADFGPERIMREMVAYLESDFMRWERFDKVPRVATHTPFGVIELMPTSDYETYGFKYVNGHPSNPARGFQTVTAFGVLADVHNGYPTFLSEMTVLTALRTAATSAMVAKALARPDSETLALIGAGSQAEFQALAFRANLGIRSVRIWDTDPDAMAKFLRNVTPLGIDVTIATSAADAVAGADIITTCTADKTQATILTADLVRPGVHINAIGGDCPGKTELDPAILDLGTVFVEYPPQTRIEGEIQQKASDFAVTEFWEVLAGRSAGRTDAAQITIFDSVGFAIEDFSALRYVRDAIDGTDYYVDIDLVANPDDPKNLFGLVGALAPVG; this comes from the coding sequence ATGACACGTTTTGTCGATGTTCACAATATGGTGCGGTGGGTTGCCGATTTCGGCCCGGAGCGCATCATGCGCGAAATGGTCGCCTATCTCGAAAGCGATTTCATGCGCTGGGAGCGCTTCGACAAGGTGCCCCGCGTGGCCACTCACACTCCGTTCGGTGTGATCGAACTCATGCCCACGAGCGACTACGAAACCTACGGCTTCAAATATGTCAACGGCCACCCGTCAAACCCCGCGCGCGGCTTCCAGACCGTCACCGCGTTCGGCGTGCTGGCCGATGTGCACAACGGCTACCCCACCTTCCTGTCCGAGATGACCGTGCTCACGGCCCTCCGCACGGCAGCCACCTCGGCCATGGTTGCGAAGGCCCTCGCTCGGCCCGACTCCGAGACACTCGCCCTCATCGGCGCGGGTAGCCAGGCCGAGTTCCAAGCGCTCGCCTTTCGGGCGAACCTCGGCATCCGTTCGGTGCGCATCTGGGACACCGATCCCGACGCCATGGCGAAGTTCCTGCGCAACGTCACCCCGCTCGGCATCGACGTGACGATCGCCACCAGCGCAGCGGATGCCGTTGCCGGCGCCGACATCATCACCACCTGCACCGCCGACAAGACGCAGGCCACGATCCTCACCGCCGACCTCGTGCGCCCGGGCGTGCACATCAACGCCATCGGCGGTGACTGCCCCGGCAAGACTGAACTCGACCCGGCCATTCTCGACCTGGGCACGGTCTTCGTCGAATACCCGCCGCAGACTCGGATTGAGGGGGAGATCCAGCAGAAGGCCTCCGATTTTGCCGTCACCGAATTCTGGGAGGTGCTCGCCGGGCGTTCGGCCGGCCGCACGGATGCCGCGCAGATCACAATCTTCGACTCGGTCGGTTTCGCAATCGAAGACTTCTCGGCCCTGCGCTACGTGCGGGACGCCATCGACGGCACCGACTACTACGTCGATATCGACCTGGTGGCCAACCCCGACGACCCGAAGAATCTGTTCGGCCTCGTCGGCGCGCTCGCACCCGTCGGCTAA
- the ctlX gene encoding citrulline utilization hydrolase CtlX: MSVQAPAAVVMIRPHHFYPNPDTVADNAFQVGEQAEESRTVAAAALAEVTAAAGALQAAGVTVHVFEDTLPGRPDSVFPNNWLSTHSGGHVALYPMFTPNRRTERRSDIVEFLKSHYRVQDVIDYSGLEHDNVFLEGTGAMVLDHASRIAYVCRSNRADPIALERFCTNFGYEPMAFDAADEYGTPIYHTNVLMCIGTDFALVGSELISSAARRREVLERLGGHGGVVIELTAAQVREFAGNTMELTTPTGRILAVSGRAARSLTPEQTAVIERSCRIVPLDVPTIELAGGSVRCMLAGIHLDARPAVVAGSGPRLSGSRQARPAVVR; this comes from the coding sequence ATGTCGGTTCAGGCGCCAGCGGCCGTCGTCATGATTCGGCCGCACCACTTCTACCCAAATCCCGACACGGTCGCCGACAATGCGTTTCAGGTGGGGGAGCAGGCCGAGGAGTCGCGTACCGTGGCGGCAGCGGCCCTCGCCGAGGTGACGGCAGCCGCTGGGGCGTTGCAGGCCGCCGGTGTCACCGTGCACGTGTTCGAGGACACCCTGCCGGGCCGACCCGACAGCGTTTTTCCGAACAACTGGCTGTCGACCCATTCGGGTGGGCACGTGGCGTTGTATCCCATGTTTACGCCGAACCGTCGTACCGAGCGGCGCAGCGACATCGTCGAGTTTCTGAAATCCCACTATCGGGTGCAAGACGTCATCGACTATTCCGGCCTCGAACACGACAACGTCTTTCTTGAGGGCACCGGCGCGATGGTGCTCGATCACGCGAGCCGCATCGCCTACGTCTGCCGGTCGAACCGAGCGGATCCGATCGCCCTCGAACGCTTCTGCACCAACTTCGGTTACGAACCGATGGCCTTCGATGCGGCTGACGAATACGGCACGCCGATCTATCACACCAATGTTCTGATGTGCATCGGCACCGACTTTGCACTCGTCGGCAGCGAGCTGATCAGCTCGGCCGCTCGGCGGCGCGAGGTGCTCGAACGACTGGGTGGCCACGGTGGCGTGGTCATCGAACTGACGGCCGCGCAAGTGCGGGAGTTCGCCGGAAACACGATGGAATTGACGACGCCGACCGGGCGCATCCTGGCGGTATCAGGCCGGGCCGCGCGCAGCCTGACGCCGGAACAGACGGCGGTGATCGAACGGAGCTGCCGGATCGTGCCGCTCGATGTGCCGACAATTGAGTTAGCGGGGGGCTCGGTGCGCTGCATGCTGGCCGGCATTCATCTGGATGCCCGGCCTGCGGTTGTGGCCGGGTCCGGGCCTCGGCTGTCGGGGTCTCGACAGGCTCGACCAGCGGTTGTGCGTTGA
- a CDS encoding 1,2-dihydroxy-3-keto-5-methylthiopentene dioxygenase, with product MTLLTIWDETDTTTPTVQTRDTDTIVEALTPLGVRFSRWELKELSANPTQDEVLEAYRTEIDAVNAEHGYTFVDVVFIAPSEDPSYAETAATARQKFLSEHQHDDDEDRFFARGSGVFYLRVAGNVYAVLCEEGDVISVPANTTHWFDMGTRPDYVSVRFFHDDDGWIGNFTGSDIATKFSTYDELAAVTV from the coding sequence ATGACACTCCTGACAATCTGGGACGAAACCGACACGACCACGCCCACCGTGCAGACCCGCGACACCGACACGATCGTCGAGGCGCTGACTCCGCTGGGCGTGCGTTTCAGCCGGTGGGAGCTCAAGGAGCTGTCGGCGAACCCCACCCAGGACGAAGTTCTTGAGGCGTACCGCACCGAAATCGACGCGGTCAACGCCGAGCACGGATACACCTTTGTCGACGTGGTCTTCATCGCACCCTCGGAGGACCCCTCCTACGCCGAAACCGCCGCCACTGCACGTCAGAAGTTTCTGAGCGAGCACCAGCATGACGACGATGAGGACCGCTTCTTCGCACGCGGCTCCGGCGTCTTCTACCTGCGCGTGGCCGGCAACGTCTACGCCGTGCTCTGCGAAGAGGGCGACGTGATTTCGGTGCCCGCGAACACCACGCACTGGTTCGACATGGGTACGCGCCCCGACTATGTCTCGGTGCGCTTCTTCCATGACGACGACGGCTGGATCGGCAACTTCACCGGCAGCGACATCGCCACGAAGTTCTCGACCTACGACGAACTCGCGGCGGTCACGGTCTAA